A section of the Carcharodon carcharias isolate sCarCar2 chromosome 35 unlocalized genomic scaffold, sCarCar2.pri SUPER_35_unloc_9, whole genome shotgun sequence genome encodes:
- the LOC121274287 gene encoding zinc finger protein 883-like, whose product MLPRGSQQDQPIRSQKELPCRSQQEQPSRSQQQLPSGSLTELPYKPQQELPSKSHQELPSRSQQELPNRSQQELPSRSQQELPSRSQQELPSRSQIALPSRFQTELPSRSQQELPSRSQQVLPSTHQPEPISKSQQELSSRSQWELPRRSQQELPSVDLSESRPVVTRRSCPVDPSKSWESRFDPQEALDRKKMEGAKESEVFPSGQSEVPGPSQLAVLGVQEGRGFWCLLCGKGFRWRCLLDAHLRVHTGDKPFACPLCPKRFSKSGELRVHQRVHTGEKPFVCPLCGKRFYRSSHLSRHQRFHTGIKPFQCSECHKCFFTSSHLNRHQRVHTGEKPHGCTDCGKRFYSPGELAVHRRVHTGEKPYGCADCAKRFNRVGDLTVHRRTHTGQNRPECSECHKQFNRPSELVVHQRLHSGEKPFECSVCAKRFYRSSNLIQHQGIHTGEKPFECPICKKRFYRSSNLTRHQRSEGHSEKYRDDARNSKRQSGKEATKETGAGGPVSREGCGFCCTECGKWFRWPSLLDAHLRVHRGEKPFECARCTKRFCTSNGLRVHQRTHAP is encoded by the exons ATGCTACCCAGGGGATCCCAGCAAGACCAGCCCATCAGATCCCAGAAAGAGCTTCCCTGCAGATCCCAGCAAGAGCAGCCCAGCAGATCCCAGCAACAGCTGCCCAGTGGATCCCTGACAGAGCTTCCCTACAAACCCCAGCAAGAGCTGCCTAGCAAATCCCATCAGGAACTGCCCAGCAGATCCCAGCAAGAGCTTCCCAACAGATCCCAGCAGGAGCTGCCCAGCAGATCCCAACAAGAGCTTCCCAGCAGATCCCAGCAGGAGCTGCCCAGCAGATCCCAGATAGCGTTACCCAGTAGATTCCAGACAGAGCTGCCCAGCAGATCCCAGCAGGAGCTACCCAGCAGATcccagcaagtgctgcccagcACACATCAGCCAGAACCGATCAGCAAATCCCAGCAGGAGCTGTCCAGCAGATCCCAGTGGGAGCTACCCAGAAGATCCCAGCAAGAGCTGCCTTCAGTGGATCTCAGCGAGAGCCGCCCAGTGGTCACCAGGCGGAGCTGCCCAGTGGATCCCAGCAAGAGCTGGGAGTCCAG GTTTGATCCGCAGGAGGCTTTGGATCGGAAGAAGATGGAAGGGGCGAAGGAATCGGAAGTGTTCCCGAGCGGCCAGTCTGAGGTCCCGGGGCCCAGCCAGTTGGCAGTGCTGGGGGTGCAGGAGGGCCGTGGTTTCTGGTGCCTGCTGTGCGGGAAGGGCTTCCGCTGGCGCTGCCTGCTGGACGCCCACCTGCGGGTGCACACGGGCGACAAGCCGTTTGCCTGCCCGCTGTGCCCCAAGCGCTTCAGCAAGTCGGGCGAGCTGCGGGTGCACCAGCGGGTGCACACGGGCGAGAAGCCGTTCGTCTGCCCGCTGTGCGGCAAGAGGTTTTACCGCTCGAGCCACCTTAGCCGGCACCAGCGCTTCCACACCGGCATCAAGCCCTTCCAGTGCAGCGAGTGCCACAAGTGCTTCTTCACCTCCAGCCACCTGAACCGGCACCAGAGAGTCCACACCGGCGAGAAGCCTCACGGCTGCACCGACTGCGGCAAGCGTTTCTACAGCCCCGGCGAGCTGGCTGTCCACCGGCGGGTCCACACCGGCGAGAAGCCCTACGGCTGCGCCGATTGTGCCAAGCGCTTCAACCGGGTGGGCGACCTGACTGTGCACCGGCGCACCCACACGGGCCAGAACCGGCCCGAGTGCAGCGAGTGCCACAAGCAGTTCAACCGGCCCAGCGAGCTGGTCGTGCACCAGCGGCTCCACTCCGGCGAGAAGCCCTTCGAGTGCTCCGTCTGCGCCAAGAGGTTCTATCGCTCCAGCAACCTGATCCAGCACCAGGGCATCCACACCGGAGAGAAACCCTTCGAGTGCCCCATCTGCAAGAAGAGGTTCTACCGCTCCAGCAACCTGACTCGTCATCAGCGCAGCGAGGGACACAGTGAGAAAT ATCGAGATGACGCGAGAAACTCCAAGAGGCAGAGCGGCAAGGAGGCGACGAAGGAGACCGGAGCCGGTGGCCCTGTCAGCCGGGAGGGCTGCGGCTTTTGCTGCACCGAGTGCGGCAAGTGGTTCCGCTGGCCGAGCCTGCTGGATGCCCACTTGCGGGTCCACAGGGGGGAGAAGCCCTTCGAGTGCGCCCGGTGCACCAAGCGATTCTGCACCTCCAACGGGCTACGGGTGCACCAGCGGACCCACGCCCCCTAG